From one Malus sylvestris chromosome 1, drMalSylv7.2, whole genome shotgun sequence genomic stretch:
- the LOC126594350 gene encoding uncharacterized protein LOC126594350: protein MAGFVPYGIGGSYPYSSSSPSSLSALAPPFTVDRPVPKPMSSSLDVTEPPYVAPMNSSLHNWLPSHPTTTPSNFFANPTPDLNSIPPSNAYGYAGLQTVEPSNTNLPPLNTITTTSPSTFKYDQSFDAAATSFVEAKPYYPSYLTSTVPSVPPMVVPRQPSYDWLSSTHFAPLDSSSHKDYTQNPSDPKYTTQWGGLWEWEREQGKQGDFNGNFCSKKTDVSGSSLYKNYMNQDPSCEEASHGINIQGWEKLGGSVSAEHLGDKSFVAKNSKFIPADFSKSVTGSFSAVPETHPKASSSQFITNTTNCKTPYSVFSEQQQHDASMDDISSTSKSSSAFATRIPAIGTKSSEPEIGLFKRLNFRSDAAETDRDDYYPSSVQESRLPQVSEGNCRFSSSQFDSLLGINDSFFAKRNEELLNNRSLNKSPWDHVFKAKSGLENPHVSPGGFNVSVNTNETVNCFPSSSDNVDPNNPAVDSPCWKGVPGSRFSPFESSEEGVPEQLKKLEDYNGLHFPMPLMFPLKAAEDVSSQKPIKNTVEYHDLGWLEKGVTLPLKRYSVENSAFGEHKLDDTAKTTYNSETSHGRGPQSYRNVLHKSGSGENSFGLFGHSHTMEQGCGGEDGLATEIKKTTLTCGPDFKLNVSDTMEYGSVHVPSHAVENILCSSVEDAPTKLSKSDGEDSMPKVGAQMLVDTMNNLSELLLSNCSYGLVQLKKNDIETIKAVINNLHICISKDGEKLSPTQEMPLFLQNTSQCNGEFTEHNKVVNADRAPLASASKIQDKVVGSVSVKSDKNMAKEDKMTQAIKKILSENFHAEETDPQALLYKDLWLEAEAVLCSINYKARFNRTKIEMDKCKAEKSKDMMKQSMSEVSPDSNPVNPLTPDAHDCPISSLQDLPVLSQEDDVLARFRILRDRIENSNLIGAANGGESSSKVSEPNKGDNIPSEVNGSSSSHGISIQDSPASDTVGITDDYDEASVMARFHIIRDRVEKSKFISSANMEESSSSDVCLEPKIDVIAPNASDFLGPEFNFQDSSMSITTSQSNDCEASVLSRLHILKSRIENYADLHTEGQHLPDPKISAVAPSTSYSLMPEFNIQDSTHSSTTDEGNDCEDSVMSRLQILKSRIDNSYMHSEGQQLPETGGLGYAGMRNPWPFISKTSEGEGSELKEQPILQSHEAGSSEDNMVAAKEFHLFLGGPPTDNQKINRPGNLLPAGWYDSSSSDWEHVMKEEVWGQK from the exons ATGGCGGGATTTGTTCCTTATGGAATTGGAGGATCTTATCCATATTCATCATCATCGCCTTCAAGTTTATCGGCTTTAGCGCCACCTTTTACTGTCGATCGGCCTGTGCCAAAACCCATGTCAAGCTCACTTGATGTGACTGAGCCACCTTATGTTGCCCCCATGAATTCTTCTTTGCACAATTGGCTTCCTTCTCACCCGACCACTACCCCTTCTAATTTCTTTGCCAATCCCACCCCagatctcaattcaattcctccatCGAATGCGTATGGATATGCAGGCCTGCAGACTGTTGAACCATCCAATACAAACTTGCCTCCTTTGAACACTATTACCACCACTTCACCCAGTACGTTTAAGTACGATCAATCCTTCGATGCTGCTGCAACTAGTTTTGTTGAGGCCAAACCTTATTATCCCTCTTATCTAACCTCAACAGTTCCGAGTGTTCCCCCCATGGTGGTTCCTCGTCAGCCTAGTTATGATTGGCTGTCTAGTACTCATTTTGCTCCCTTGGATAGCTCCTCTCACAAGGATTACACTCAAAACCCTTCTGATCCAAAGTATACTACCCAGTGGGGTGGCTTGTGGGAGTGGGAGCGGGAGCAGGGTAAACAGGGAGACTTTAATGGAAATTTCTGCTCAAAGAAGACTGATGTTTCCGGCTCATCACTTTACAAGAATTACATGAACCAAG ACCCCTCATGTGAAGAAGCATCACATGGCATCAATATTCAGGGTTGGGAAAAGCTTGGTGGATCTGTAAGTGCAGAGCACTTAGGTGATAAATCCTTTGTGGCGAAAAATTCCAAATTCATCCCTGCTGACTTTTCAAAATCTGTCACGGGATCCTTTTCAGCAGTTCCAGAAACCCATCCTAAGGCATCATCCTCACAATTTATCACGAACACCACAAACTGTAAAACACCGTACAGTGTGTTCTCTGAGCAACAACAGCATGATGCTAGTATGGATGATATTTCGTCCACTTCAAAGTCTTCTTCTGCCTTTGCCACTAGAATACCAGCTATTGGCACTAAATCTTCAGAACCAGAGATAGGTCTGTTCAAAAGGTTGAATTTCAGAAGTGATGCTGCTGAGACAGATCGTGATGATTATTATCCCTCTAGTGTACAAGAGTCTCGTCTGCCACAAGTTTCTGAAGGCAACTGTCGTTTCAGTTCAAGCCAATTTGACAGTCTTCTTGGAATAAATGATAGCTTCTTTGCAAAAAGAAATGAAGAGCTGTTAAATAATAGAAGTCTCAACAAGAGTCCATGGGATCATGTGTTTAAAGCGAAGTCTGGACTTGAAAATCCTCATGTTAGTCCTGGTGGTTTTAATGTGTCAGTTAATACAAATGAAACCGTCAATTGTTTTCCGAGTTCATCTGACAATGTAGATCCTAATAATCCAGCTGTGGACTCGCCTTGCTGGAAAGGAGTTCCTGGTAGTCGGTTTTCTCCAtttgaatcctctgaagaagGGGTTCCAGAACAGTTAAAGAAACTAGAGGACTACAATGGTTTGCATTTTCCAATGCCACTGATGTTTCCACTAAAGGCTGCGGAAGATGTTTCCTCCCAAAAGCCTATCAAGAACACCGTTGAATACCATGATCTTGGGTGGCTGGAAAAGGGTGTGACCCTTCCTTTGAAGAGATATTCAGTTGAAAACTCAGCTTTTGGAGAACATAAGTTAGATGATACCGCGAAGACCACTTATAACTCAGAAACAAGCCATGGTAGAGGACCTCAAAGTTACAGAAATGTCCTCCATAAATCAGGGAGTGGGGAAAATTCCTTTGGTCTCTTTGGCCATTCTCATACAATGGAACAAGGTTGTGGTGGAGAAGACGGATTAGCAAcggaaataaagaaaacaacatTGACTTGTGGTCCAGATTTTAAACTGAATGTCAGTGACACTATGGAATATGGTTCGGTGCATGTGCCTTCTCATGCTGTAGAAAATATATTGTGTTCGTCTGTGGAGGATGCACCTACTAAGCTTTCCAAATCTGATGGGGAAGATTCTATGCCAAAAGTGGGTGCACAGATGCTGGTTGATACAATGAATAACTTGTCAGAATTGCTGCTTAGTAATTGTTCATATGGCTTGGTTCAattgaagaaaaatgatattgagACCATAAAAGCTGTGATCAATAACCTGCATATCTGCATATCAAAGGATGGTGAGAAATTGTCACCGACACAGGAAATGCCATTGTTCCTGCAAAACACTTCTCAGTGTAACGGAGAGTTTACAGAGCATAACAAG GTTGTGAATGCAGACAGGGCTCCATTGGCATCTGCCTCTAAAATTCAGGATAAAGTTGTAGGTTCTGTTTCTGTGAAAAGTGACAAAAACATGGCGAAAGAAGATAAAATGACTCAG GCTATAAAGAAGATTCTTAGTGAGAATTTTCATGCTGAAGAAACAGACCCTCAAGCCCTCTTGTACAAGGACCTATGGCTCGAGGCTGAAGCTGTATTATGTTCCATTAATTACAAAGCTCGTTTTAATCGTACAAAGATAGAAATGGATAAGTGCAAGGCAGAGAAATCCAAAG ATATGATGAAGCAATCAATGTCTGAGGTTTCCCCTGATTCAAACCCAGTTAACCCATTGACGCCTGATGCTCATGAttgtccaatttcaagtctccaggaTTTACCTGTATTAAGCCAGGAAGATGATGTATTGGCCAGATTTCGTATCTTAAGGGACCGTATTGAGAACTCAAATTTGATTGGTGCTGCCAATGGGGGCGAATCCAGCTCCAAGGTTTCTGAACCAAACAAGGGTGATAATATTCCATCTGAAGTAAATGGTAGCTCATCATCACATGGTATTTCCATTCAGGATTCTCCTGCATCAGATACAGTTGGGATAACAGATGATTATGACGAGGCTTCTGTTATGGCCAGATTTCATATCATAAGAGACCGGGTTGAGAAATCGAAATTCATTAGTTCTGCCAATATGGAGGAATCATCCAGCTCCGATGTGTGTCTTGAACCCAAGATTGACGTAATTGCACCCAACGCAAGTGATTTCTTGGGACCTGAGTTCAACTTCCAGGATTCTTCCATGTCAATCACTACCAGCCAATCAAACGATTGCGAGGCTTCTGTTCTGTCCAGACTTCATATCCTCAAATCCCGGATTGAAAACTACGCTGACTTGCATACTGAAGGGCAACATCTTCCAGACCCCAAGATATCTGCAGTTGCACCTAGCACGAGTTATAGCTTAATGCCCGAGTTCAACATCCAGGATTCTACTCATTCTAGCACAACCGACGAGGGAAACGACTGTGAGGATTCTGTTATGTCGAGGCTTCAGATCCTTAAATCCCGGATTGACAACTCTTACATGCATTCAGAAGGGCAGCAACTGCCGGAAACTGGTGGGCTTGGGTATGCTGGTATGAGAAACCCCTGGCCGTTTATTAGCAAGACATCGGAGGGTGAAGGTTCAGAACTGAAGGAGCAACCTATTTTGCAGAGTCATGAAGCTGGCAGTAGTGAAGATAATATGGTGGCTGCTAAGGAATTCCATCTGTTCTTGGGCGGTCCACCGACAGATAATCAGAAGATCAACAGGCCTGGGAATCTGCTTCCGGCAGGTTGGTACGATAGCTCTTCCTCGGATTGGGAACATGTCATGAAGGAGGAGGTTTGGGGGCAGAAGTGA
- the LOC126625486 gene encoding heavy metal-associated isoprenylated plant protein 6-like: MADMQIVPACKNVEAQYVEMMVPLYSHGCEKKIKKTLSHLKGIYSVKVNYNEQKVTVWGICNKYDVLATVRSKRKHASFWNPEDNIALEDQSPEPPAVTTPPPSSPPSPIHKTSSGKYTKPSLALIRVRSLSWKAWTPWKKVFNRSYSLPSRLKLNVN; this comes from the exons ATGGCCGATATGCAAATTGTTCCTGCCTGCAAAAACGTAGAGGCGCAGTATGTGGAGATGATGGTTCCTCTCTATTCTCATGGATGtgagaagaaaataaagaagaccCTCTCCCATCTCAAAG GGATATACTCAGTGAAGGTGAATTATAACGAACAAAAGGTGACGGTATGGGGAATATGCAACAAATACGATGTGCTTGCAACTGTAAGGAGCAAGAGAAAACACGCATCTTTTTGGAACCCTGAAGACAACATTGCCTTAGAAGATCAATCACCAGAACCACCGGCGGTGacaacaccaccaccttcctctcctccttctcctATTCATAAGACTTCAAGTGGTAAATACACAAAGCCTTCTTTGGCTCTGATTAGGGTTCGATCTTTGAGCTGGAAAGCATGGACTCCATGGAAGAAAGTCTTCAATAGGTCCTATTCATTACCCTCAAGGCTGAAGCTCAACGTTAATTGA
- the LOC126625472 gene encoding heavy metal-associated isoprenylated plant protein 9-like isoform X1: MGEDAKQEQAKAEPKPEEKAEAKVEEKKEEEAKKEEPKPPSPFVLFVNLHCVGCAKKIERSIMRIRGVEGVVIDMAKNEVTIKGIVEPQAVCNEILKKTKRKAKVLSPLPSAEGEPIPEVVASQVSGLVTVELEVNMHCEACAEQLKKKILKLRGVQSAVTDHSSGKVMVTGTMDGDKLVEYVYRRTKKQARIVPQPEPEPEKKEDEKPAAEEAKPEEEKKEENAGKKEEDKPAEGEGKKEEGGADGGESNNKEEEKGGQENKEEGKKVGEMMSGSYVNSGMDEEQMKRMMQYYYQPLFVIERIPPPQLFSDENPNACCIS, from the exons ATGGGTGAAGACGCTAAGCAG GAACAAGCTAAGGCAGAGCCTAAGCCAGAGGAGAAGGCCGAGGCGAAAGtagaggaaaagaaagaagaagaggcgAAAAAGGAAGAGCCAAAGCCTCCTTCTCCCTTCGTGTTGTTTGTAAACTTGCACTGTGTGGGATGTGCAAAGAAGATTGAGAGGTCCATCATGAGAATTAGAG GAGTGGAGGGGGTTGTGATAGATATGGCTAAAAATGAAGTGACCATAAAGGGAATAGTGGAGCCTCAGGCAGTGTGCAACGAAATCTTGAAGAAAACcaagagaaaagcaaaagtcTTGTCCCCATTACCATCTGCTGAGGGTGAACCCATTCCAGAAGTTGTTGCCTCACAG GTTAGTGGACTTGTAACTGTAGAACTCGAAGTTAACATGCACTGTGAGGCCTGTGCAGAGCAACTCAAGAAAAAGATACTCAAACTCAGAG GAGTGCAAAGTGCTGTGACTGATCATAGTAGCGGGAAGGTAATGGTGACAGGGACCATGGACGGGGACAAGCTAGTAGAGTATGTGTATAGACGAACCAAGAAGCAAGCCCGAATAGTCCCACAACCCGAGCCCGAACCcgagaagaaagaagatgagAAGCCAGCTGCAGAAGAAGCAAAACCCGAagaggagaagaaagaagaaaatgcaGGGAAAAAAGAAGAGGATAAACCGGCAGAAGGGgagggaaagaaagaagagggcGGAGCTGACGGGGGAGAAAGTAATAataaggaggaggagaaaggtGGCCAGGAGAACAAAGAAGAGGGGAAGAAGGTGGGAGAGATGATGAGTGGCAGTTACGTAAATAGTGGCATGGATGAGGAACAGATGAAAAGAATGATGCAGTACTATTATCAACCTCTTTTCGTGATTGAGAGAATCCCACCTCCTCAGCTGTTCAGTGATGAGAATCCCAATGCGTGTTGCATTTCATGA
- the LOC126625472 gene encoding heavy metal-associated isoprenylated plant protein 9-like isoform X2 codes for MRIRGVEGVVIDMAKNEVTIKGIVEPQAVCNEILKKTKRKAKVLSPLPSAEGEPIPEVVASQVSGLVTVELEVNMHCEACAEQLKKKILKLRGVQSAVTDHSSGKVMVTGTMDGDKLVEYVYRRTKKQARIVPQPEPEPEKKEDEKPAAEEAKPEEEKKEENAGKKEEDKPAEGEGKKEEGGADGGESNNKEEEKGGQENKEEGKKVGEMMSGSYVNSGMDEEQMKRMMQYYYQPLFVIERIPPPQLFSDENPNACCIS; via the exons ATGAGAATTAGAG GAGTGGAGGGGGTTGTGATAGATATGGCTAAAAATGAAGTGACCATAAAGGGAATAGTGGAGCCTCAGGCAGTGTGCAACGAAATCTTGAAGAAAACcaagagaaaagcaaaagtcTTGTCCCCATTACCATCTGCTGAGGGTGAACCCATTCCAGAAGTTGTTGCCTCACAG GTTAGTGGACTTGTAACTGTAGAACTCGAAGTTAACATGCACTGTGAGGCCTGTGCAGAGCAACTCAAGAAAAAGATACTCAAACTCAGAG GAGTGCAAAGTGCTGTGACTGATCATAGTAGCGGGAAGGTAATGGTGACAGGGACCATGGACGGGGACAAGCTAGTAGAGTATGTGTATAGACGAACCAAGAAGCAAGCCCGAATAGTCCCACAACCCGAGCCCGAACCcgagaagaaagaagatgagAAGCCAGCTGCAGAAGAAGCAAAACCCGAagaggagaagaaagaagaaaatgcaGGGAAAAAAGAAGAGGATAAACCGGCAGAAGGGgagggaaagaaagaagagggcGGAGCTGACGGGGGAGAAAGTAATAataaggaggaggagaaaggtGGCCAGGAGAACAAAGAAGAGGGGAAGAAGGTGGGAGAGATGATGAGTGGCAGTTACGTAAATAGTGGCATGGATGAGGAACAGATGAAAAGAATGATGCAGTACTATTATCAACCTCTTTTCGTGATTGAGAGAATCCCACCTCCTCAGCTGTTCAGTGATGAGAATCCCAATGCGTGTTGCATTTCATGA